From Mytilus edulis chromosome 8, xbMytEdul2.2, whole genome shotgun sequence, one genomic window encodes:
- the LOC139485917 gene encoding uncharacterized protein isoform X2 yields MIHEETNLRINQKRNKTSITFSWDIHPVSNKQIISINNKGGVNQNQISRNKSLQFLMGLQAKSCTDIRLPPLEGTKINKLNPPNRLPLKGRDVTENTWDIRNLENDRNRLINHSTLKGGYISKQSTCIESFKPKTQVKQRLSSQLINRHLKEPTLISKVYNSMSSLRLDNRHDMAANDHVRHHIKRQQQWIRSDQVKNWSRSPLNRVKKQTYPNSTSSGQKSDVISGNSDESLHTASSSSEQQNVIDYEYDEERKEAIEKCMKWMNDLPTKFSGLHILDPAKS; encoded by the coding sequence ATGATTCACGAAGAAACGAATTTGAGAATaaatcaaaaaagaaataaaacctcaataacattttcatgGGATATTCATCCAGtgtcaaacaaacaaattatatcGATAAATAATAAAGGAGGAGTTAATCAGAATCAGATTTCAAGAAATAAATCTTTACAATTTTTAATGGGTTTGCAAGCTAAATCATGTACTGACATTAGGCTTCCCCCGTTGGAAGGTacgaaaattaataaattaaaccCACCTAATCGCCTGCCATTAAAAGGTCGTGACGTTACAGAAAATACTTGGGACATCCGGAATCTCGAGAACGACAGAAATCGATTGATCAATCACTCGACACTGAAGGGAGGCTATATAAGCAAACAATCTACCTGTATTGAATCATTTAAACCTAAAACTCAGGTGAAGCAACGACTATCATCACAACTTATTAATCGACATTTAAAGGAACCTACTTTGATATCAAAAGTGTATAATAGCATGTCTTCTCTACGACTGGATAACCGCCACGACATGGCTGCAAACGATCATGTAAGACATCACATTAAGAGACAACAACAGTGGATACGCAGTGACCAAGTGAAGAATTGGAGCAGATCACCGTTAAATCGAGTGAAGAAACAAACTTATCCAAACAGTACGTCGTCCGGACAAAAGTCGGATGTGATTAGTGGAAATTCCGACGAATCGTTGCATACGGCATCCTCTTCATCGGAGCAACAAAATGTGATCGACTATGAATATGATGAAGAGAGAAAAGAAGCTATTGAAAAATGTATGAAATGGATGAATGACTTACCTACAAAGTTTTCGGGACTTCATATATTAGATCCAGCAAAATCTTGA
- the LOC139485917 gene encoding uncharacterized protein isoform X1, producing the protein MEAKNCSREMNYRLEDILTIATLQTNSNYKTKEITTPNSKQKQSNEKIQLSAPLTVEGSYKKLKMIHEETNLRINQKRNKTSITFSWDIHPVSNKQIISINNKGGVNQNQISRNKSLQFLMGLQAKSCTDIRLPPLEGTKINKLNPPNRLPLKGRDVTENTWDIRNLENDRNRLINHSTLKGGYISKQSTCIESFKPKTQVKQRLSSQLINRHLKEPTLISKVYNSMSSLRLDNRHDMAANDHVRHHIKRQQQWIRSDQVKNWSRSPLNRVKKQTYPNSTSSGQKSDVISGNSDESLHTASSSSEQQNVIDYEYDEERKEAIEKCMKWMNDLPTKFSGLHILDPAKS; encoded by the coding sequence ACCGACTTGAAGACATTTTAACGATCGCAACTCTACAAACCAATAGCAACTACAAGACGAAGGAAATAACAACTCCTAAcagtaaacaaaaacaaagcaaCGAGAAGATACAATTATCAGCACCATTAACTGTTGAAGGTAGTTATAAAAAACTGAAAATGATTCACGAAGAAACGAATTTGAGAATaaatcaaaaaagaaataaaacctcaataacattttcatgGGATATTCATCCAGtgtcaaacaaacaaattatatcGATAAATAATAAAGGAGGAGTTAATCAGAATCAGATTTCAAGAAATAAATCTTTACAATTTTTAATGGGTTTGCAAGCTAAATCATGTACTGACATTAGGCTTCCCCCGTTGGAAGGTacgaaaattaataaattaaaccCACCTAATCGCCTGCCATTAAAAGGTCGTGACGTTACAGAAAATACTTGGGACATCCGGAATCTCGAGAACGACAGAAATCGATTGATCAATCACTCGACACTGAAGGGAGGCTATATAAGCAAACAATCTACCTGTATTGAATCATTTAAACCTAAAACTCAGGTGAAGCAACGACTATCATCACAACTTATTAATCGACATTTAAAGGAACCTACTTTGATATCAAAAGTGTATAATAGCATGTCTTCTCTACGACTGGATAACCGCCACGACATGGCTGCAAACGATCATGTAAGACATCACATTAAGAGACAACAACAGTGGATACGCAGTGACCAAGTGAAGAATTGGAGCAGATCACCGTTAAATCGAGTGAAGAAACAAACTTATCCAAACAGTACGTCGTCCGGACAAAAGTCGGATGTGATTAGTGGAAATTCCGACGAATCGTTGCATACGGCATCCTCTTCATCGGAGCAACAAAATGTGATCGACTATGAATATGATGAAGAGAGAAAAGAAGCTATTGAAAAATGTATGAAATGGATGAATGACTTACCTACAAAGTTTTCGGGACTTCATATATTAGATCCAGCAAAATCTTGA